The genomic window TTGCGTTCCTGTCAATTTGTCAAACTGAGCAATGTGTCTAAGTTCATGTACTGCCAGGTTGTTTAGCCAATCCTGACTATCGAAAAACTGAGGTGGAGTTGCATAGAATTCAGACTTCTTGGGTGCGAGTTGAACAAAGCCGTTTGCCACGGTTCCGCGGTTCTGAAGTAGGAGTGGAATAGCGGTTTTTTGCTGCCTTAAACCCAGTCCTATTTTCGGATAGATAAAGGGTAGGGTATTGGCCATTCTTTGTGCCTCTTTCTCCAGTTCTTGCGGATAGATGATTTTAAAGCCATCTGAATAAATATAGTTCCATTTTACACTAAGTGGGTTTTGTGCGGTGCTGAAAATCTGCCCAAAAACCGATAGTGATGTGAAACTTAAGGTAGCTATGCTTAAGTACTTGATAATTAATTTTTTGTTTGGTATATTTAAATTCATCTAAATTCTTTGCTAAAATATTTAGTTTTTTAAAATTTGTAAGGGCTGTTATTTGTAAATATTTAATTTATATAAAATTCTTTAAGTTATTGATTTTTAAATATAAATGAATTTTATATAAATCCTTAATTTGTCGATTTTACCTTTGTTTTTTATTGAATTTTATAGCTGATTTAAGCTTCATTCAACATTTTTAATCGCATTAGCTTTATTGATTTAATTTACACTTATTAATCGATTTTCTTCGAAAATTTTATTGCCTTTTTAAATTTTTGTATAGTTTTTCAGAATTCGATCAGGCTCCGGTAATGACTTAAAATGCAACTGGATTTTGTAGTTCTCACCGATACTTTTTGGCTTTTAATGCTGGAAGAATGATTAATATTTTGATCAGGATTATTTGCTTTAAAATTGACTTTCAGCATGTGAGAATCTGCTTAAAAGTTGCATTCTGTTTGTAATACTTTGAAACAAAATGTATGATATAAATTGGTTATTCAAAACCGCTATTAATATTTGAGATTAGATTTTTGTGACAAAATGTCTTAATTTTTTAGCGATTGCTTGAGGAGTAATTGGTGGTATTTCTTCTTACTCTTTGTGTTTGTTACTCAGTTTTGAAGAATATCATGCAGTTGAAATGCAGGTAATGTCACCGTAAATTATTGGTTTAATCCTGCTTTAAGTCTGGTTTTTAACCTCGATTTCTTGCTTTAAATTTGATCCCGTAGATTAAAAATGTATGTTTTTTTGTCGTTTTAAACCCCGAAAACTGTAATGATTTGAGTATATAATGCAATTTCCTGACTATATTCGTGAATAATGGTGTTTTCGAAATGCTTTATGGTGATTTTTATTTTTGTTTAAAAAAGTGTGTTATTGGTGTTTAAATGAGGTTTTTTAGACTTTTACGCTTTTCCTCTTGAAACTAGCAATTGATCACTTTTTCTCCTTTGCATGGTGAAAAGTATGCTAGGAATTAGCTTTTTCGGCTGTAATTTTTGCCGATGTTTTTATGCTGATTAACTGTAAAATGCCTTATCTTTTTGCATTCCTTTGCCAGGTTTTTGTTGTGGTTGAAAATTATTCTGAACTGAAGGTTGGAATAGTTTAAACAAGCCATTCTGCTTTACTTATGATTTGGCAACTCAGCGTTTTATGAAATTTGAATAGAAAACACCTTACATCTGATGTCGATTTTGAACATAGATTTAGCTTTTTTCTTAGTTGTTTTTACTTCTATTTCCTGATGCTTTAAATCAATTTTTCGTTAGGGTTTTTGGCTGCTTTGACTATTCAGTTTTGTAGTGGATTTTTGCTGATTTTTGTCTTTAATTTTTACCTTTTTTGTGTGCGTATTTTTTTACTGAAACAAGGTGATATTGATCTAAGGAAAAGCTTACAGTTAGACTGCTATTTCTGGTTAAAATTGTTGATGTTTTGGTCAAATCTTATATTCAGAATCTTGGTTTTATCAACGCTAAATCTGGCCTTTAATTAAGGGGTTTTTGGTTAACGATCGCTTAAACGTTTTCTATGCGAAATTCTTTGTTTGTCAAGTTTAAGGATTGAGTCTTGAACTTGTATTGCAGCATCCGAATTAAAGCTGTTTATATAAGTCTGGTTCATGTCTATCTGGTTCTTATTGCTAGACTATGTATCTTCTTTGTTTGCTTAAATACGCAACGGATTATAATAGAATTCCACTCTGATGATTCGTGAATTTTGACCCAAGAATATCAATTCAGCTCAACAATTTTGAATGGCGATTCATGGCGCTTTAGGTATGCTTTTGCATGAGCAATTCTACCTTCAAGGAGATGTAAATGCTCATGGCCAATGCTTATTTTTGATCTTTTAATTTCCAATACATTGCATTTTTTTAGCCGTAATTCTCCCCGTTTAAAGCTGTCTTTTTTGTGCTGATGGTTTGATCAAGTTTAATTATATAGTATACCTCAGGCATTAGATTCTTGATGTTTTGGATCGTTGGTCGCTTGCTTTTAATTATTTGATTTTGCGCCTCTGTGCAGGCCGATCTGTTTGCTTTCATGGTACTAGGTAAATAGCGTGTTGACTAGCTTTGTAAACTTCCTCCTTTAGTTTTTACCTATTCTTTATCGGGGAATTTAATTGAGAAATTTTAGGCATTGTGCTGTTTACAAAGGATTAGCCACTACCAGTAGGTACAACTAAAACCATTCGTTCAGTTGGGTATTTTCTGAAGGAAATTTAAAATTCTATAGTTTGTGTTTACAGTTGATTCTTTCTCTTTTTGTAGATGGGATAGAGAAAAATAGAGGCCAGGATAATGGTTGCACCAATATAAAATCCACCGGTCATTTGCTCTTTGCTTTGAAAGAAAACGAAGGCTAAAACTATTCCGTATACAGGTTCCAGATTGGTGATTAATGCAACTCTAAAAGCCGATAAAGTTCTCATTACTGCAACACCTGCAACGTAAGCAACGGACGTACACAGTGTGCCAAGAAGAATAAGAAAGAACCAGTTTTTAGCACTTAAGTTGAATGCTGTGTGTAACAGTGTTCCATCATGTAAACGGTATAAGGTGATCCAGAAGAGAGCACCAACAAGCTCGTAAAAACTGATAATGGAAGGTTCACTTTTTTGTACCAAAGTAGAATTTATAGTTGAAAAAAGACTTGATGCGACTGCTGCCAGCAAACCAAAAATAATTCCTAAAGTATACTGGCCTTCGAATTTAAAAATCATATATATTCCTAGAATGATGAATAAACCAATCAGAATATCGCCCATTTGTATCGGCTGTTTTTTTATCAGCGGTTCTAAAATTGCAGTAAATAATGTGAAGGAAGAGAGGCAAACCAAGGTTACTGAAACAGTAGAAACCTTAATGGCATGAAAGAAAAATATCCAGTGAATGGCTACAATTCCTCCCGTTAAAAAGAATTGAATGAACTGTTTTTTAGTAATCTTAATGTTCTTTTTGGCGATTAAAAACCACACAAAAAGTGTAGCTGCAGCAATCAGCACCCGGTACCAGACCATAGGCACTGCATCGATAGAAATTAATTTGCCGAGTACGCCCGTAAAGCCCCAAACAAATACAGTAAGATGAAGGATGAGCAAATTCTTTTTGGTAATGTCCATCGCTATTTTGGTGCTTTTCTTAATAGGTAAAAACCTAATAAGCCAAAGAATAATGTAGGCATAATAACAGCCGCAAAGGGAGGTAATCCACCTTTGGTAGAAAACATCTGTGTGAACTGATTAAATACGATATAAGCGAAGCTAATGAAGATTCCGATCCCTAACGATACACCGACACCTCCACGTACTTTACGTGATGAGAGCGCTACACCGATCAGCGTTAATACGAAAGCAGAAAGTGGGTGGAGGTAACGTTTGTATTTTTCAAACTGAAGATCGTTCATTATGCCTGTTCCGCGGATTTTTTCTTTCCTAATTTTATCAGAAAGTTCCTTTGTGGTTAAATTTTGCACCACATTGTCATATGCCGAAAAATCATCTGGACGCATATCCAGAATGGTATCTTTTTGTTTTCCGTTGCCGTAAATCATGGTTTCTTTCAATCCGTCAATCTTGCGTATGGAATAGTTGTTCAACTGCCATTTGCGTTTAAGCGAATCCCATTTTATATTTTCGGCAACAATCTTTTTGGTGAGTATATCTCCGCTGAAATTATCCAGAGAAAACCGATATCCTGAATTCGTTTTATTGTCGAAATTATCAATGTAGATATAGGTTTTGTCATCCAGTTTCATATGGATGTTTGATTTTGTGGAAGGATCATTACGTTTTACATACGTATTTTCGAAGCTATTTTTTAAGGTATTGGTATAAGGAAGGATGTATAGGTTTGAAAGTAGGTTGGCCGAGAAAATAATCGTAGCCGACACTAAATAAGGAAATAAAAAGCGGTTAAAACTCACACCACCGCTTAAAATGGGTACAATTTCAGTTTGATCGGCCATTTTTGCGGTAAAGAAAATTACTGCAATAAAATTGATCAGCGGTGAAAGCATATTTACATAAAAAGGAATGGAGCCTGCGTAATATTTAGAGAGAATCCCCCAAAAACTCAGGCCACTTTTCATAAAATCATCCATCTTTTCAGATAGGTCGAACACTACAATAATGATCACAAAAATGGCCAGCGTATAAATAAATGTACCCAGGTATTTCCCGATAATATATTGATCGATGATTTTTATCCTTCCTTTTAACAGACTCATTTTATAGCTTATTGCCTAATATTTTAACCATTTTGTTTTTCCACTCGTAAAATTCACCAGCAATTATCTTTTCTCTGGCCTGTTTTACCAGCCAAAGATAGAAATGCAGATTATGCAAGGTAGCAATTTGAGCGCCAAGCATCTCCTTACTATGTACCAAATGTCTTAAATATGCTTTACTGGTTACTAAATCAGCATGAAGATCGCTCTCCGCATCCAATGGAGAGAAATCGTTCTCCCATTTTTTATTCCTGATGTTGATAATACCATTTCTGGTAAAAAGCATGCCATTTCTGGCATTTCTGGTTGGCATTACACAATCGAACATGTCGATACCCAATGCGATGTTCTCCAAAATATTGATCGGTGTACCAACGCCCATTAAATAACGTGGTTTTTCTTCTGGTAATATATTACATACCACTTCTGTCATGGCATACATTTCTTCAGCTGGCTCACCAACGGATAAACCACCAATGGCATTGCCTTCACGGTTCATGCTGGCAATAAATTCTGCCGATTTTATGCGCAGATCTTTATATACCGAACCCTGAACAATAGGGAAAAGGGTCTGGTCGAAACCATATTTAGGTTCTGTACTATCAAAACGGGAGCAACAGCGTTTTAACCAACGGTGCGTCATTTTAATTGATTGCGCTGCATAAGTATAATCGCATGGGTATGGCGTGCACTCATCAAAGGCCATAATAATATCGGCACCTATGGTACGCTGAATATCCATTGCGTATTCCGGCGTAAAAAGGTGTTTTGACCCATCAATATGAGAATGGAAAGTAACGCCTTCTTCTTTAATTTTACGGACTTTACTTAAAGAATACACCTGATAGCCGCCACTATCTGTTAAAATCGGACGGTCCCAGCCAATAAATTGATGTAATCCACCAGCTTTTTCAAGGATATCTAACCCTGGTCTTAAATATAAGTGGTAAGTATTGCCTAAAATGATTTTTGCGTCAATATCTTCTTTCAGTTCGCGCTGATGAACGGCTTTTACCGTTCCTGCAGTGCCCACAGGCATAAAAATAGGGGTTTGTATTTCGCCATGAGCAGTTGTTACCGTTCCGGCTCTGGCTTTAGATAGTGGATCGTTAGCCTGTAAACTAAATTTCATCTGTTT from Flavobacterium sp. W4I14 includes these protein-coding regions:
- a CDS encoding lipopolysaccharide export system permease protein (product_source=KO:K11720; cog=COG0795; ko=KO:K11720; pfam=PF03739; tigrfam=TIGR04408; transmembrane_helix_parts=Inside_1_19,TMhelix_20_37,Outside_38_63,TMhelix_64_86,Inside_87_106,TMhelix_107_129,Outside_130_284,TMhelix_285_302,Inside_303_308,TMhelix_309_328,Outside_329_342,TMhelix_343_362,Inside_363_367) codes for the protein MSLLKGRIKIIDQYIIGKYLGTFIYTLAIFVIIIVVFDLSEKMDDFMKSGLSFWGILSKYYAGSIPFYVNMLSPLINFIAVIFFTAKMADQTEIVPILSGGVSFNRFLFPYLVSATIIFSANLLSNLYILPYTNTLKNSFENTYVKRNDPSTKSNIHMKLDDKTYIYIDNFDNKTNSGYRFSLDNFSGDILTKKIVAENIKWDSLKRKWQLNNYSIRKIDGLKETMIYGNGKQKDTILDMRPDDFSAYDNVVQNLTTKELSDKIRKEKIRGTGIMNDLQFEKYKRYLHPLSAFVLTLIGVALSSRKVRGGVGVSLGIGIFISFAYIVFNQFTQMFSTKGGLPPFAAVIMPTLFFGLLGFYLLRKAPK
- a CDS encoding queuine tRNA-ribosyltransferase (product_source=KO:K00773; cath_funfam=3.20.20.105; cog=COG0343; ko=KO:K00773; pfam=PF01702; superfamily=51713; tigrfam=TIGR00430) — protein: MKFSLQANDPLSKARAGTVTTAHGEIQTPIFMPVGTAGTVKAVHQRELKEDIDAKIILGNTYHLYLRPGLDILEKAGGLHQFIGWDRPILTDSGGYQVYSLSKVRKIKEEGVTFHSHIDGSKHLFTPEYAMDIQRTIGADIIMAFDECTPYPCDYTYAAQSIKMTHRWLKRCCSRFDSTEPKYGFDQTLFPIVQGSVYKDLRIKSAEFIASMNREGNAIGGLSVGEPAEEMYAMTEVVCNILPEEKPRYLMGVGTPINILENIALGIDMFDCVMPTRNARNGMLFTRNGIINIRNKKWENDFSPLDAESDLHADLVTSKAYLRHLVHSKEMLGAQIATLHNLHFYLWLVKQAREKIIAGEFYEWKNKMVKILGNKL
- a CDS encoding drug/metabolite transporter (DMT)-like permease (product_source=COG0697; cog=COG0697; pfam=PF00892; superfamily=103481; transmembrane_helix_parts=Inside_1_6,TMhelix_7_25,Outside_26_34,TMhelix_35_54,Inside_55_66,TMhelix_67_86,Outside_87_89,TMhelix_90_112,Inside_113_118,TMhelix_119_136,Outside_137_139,TMhelix_140_162,Inside_163_173,TMhelix_174_193,Outside_194_207,TMhelix_208_230,Inside_231_236,TMhelix_237_259,Outside_260_262,TMhelix_263_285,Inside_286_292); the protein is MDITKKNLLILHLTVFVWGFTGVLGKLISIDAVPMVWYRVLIAAATLFVWFLIAKKNIKITKKQFIQFFLTGGIVAIHWIFFFHAIKVSTVSVTLVCLSSFTLFTAILEPLIKKQPIQMGDILIGLFIILGIYMIFKFEGQYTLGIIFGLLAAVASSLFSTINSTLVQKSEPSIISFYELVGALFWITLYRLHDGTLLHTAFNLSAKNWFFLILLGTLCTSVAYVAGVAVMRTLSAFRVALITNLEPVYGIVLAFVFFQSKEQMTGGFYIGATIILASIFLYPIYKKRKNQL